In Acidimicrobiales bacterium, a single window of DNA contains:
- the nucS gene encoding endonuclease NucS, translating into MRLVVATCTVDYQGRLSAHLPAAKRLIMVKADGSISIHADGGAYKPLNWMTPPCRLRIDPDRWVVSNDKGETLTILVHELHSDESHDLGSDPGLEKDGVEAHLQELLAANPEALRIGLSLIRREYPTDIGPVDLLCRDTDGTVVAIEIKRRGEIDGVEQLSRYLNRLELDGRLRPVRGMLAAQQIKPQAQVLAASRGIECVEVDYERLRGAGDGRLTLF; encoded by the coding sequence ATGCGCCTCGTCGTCGCAACCTGCACAGTCGACTACCAGGGACGCCTCTCGGCGCACCTGCCCGCAGCCAAGCGCCTGATCATGGTGAAGGCCGACGGCTCGATCTCGATTCACGCCGACGGCGGTGCCTACAAGCCGCTCAACTGGATGACGCCGCCGTGCCGCCTCCGGATCGATCCGGACAGGTGGGTCGTCTCCAACGACAAGGGCGAGACGCTGACGATCCTCGTGCATGAGCTGCACTCGGACGAGTCGCACGACCTGGGCTCGGATCCCGGCTTGGAAAAAGACGGCGTGGAGGCGCATCTCCAGGAGCTTCTGGCCGCCAATCCCGAGGCGCTCCGAATAGGTCTGAGCCTGATCCGTCGCGAGTACCCGACCGACATCGGTCCGGTCGACCTCCTGTGCCGCGACACCGATGGCACCGTCGTTGCGATCGAAATAAAACGCCGCGGTGAGATCGACGGGGTGGAACAACTGAGCCGATACCTCAATCGGCTCGAGCTCGACGGAAGGCTTCGACCGGTGAGGGGGATGCTCGCAGCGCAGCAGATCAAGCCTCAGGCGCAGGTGCTTGCCGCGTCGCGCGGGATCGAATGTGTCGAAGTGGACTACGAACGGCTTCGAGGAGCCGGCGACGGGCGCCTCACCCTCTTCTGA